CAGATCGTCCATAGAAATATATCTTACTTCTTCTACTTCTTCTTTGTTAAGGACAAACCCCGCATTATAAAAGCCTGTGAAAACATGGTCTAGCTCATGTTCCCAAAGATCTCCTCCAACATCTGCTTTATAAATGAAATGGAATTTCTCCGAAAGATCTGTTTCTATTCCGAGTTCTTCTTGTAGTCTCCTCTTGGCTCCTTCCAGATAAGTTTCTCCAATTCTAGGGTGTGAACATACTGCATTCGTCCATTGGTTTGGAGAATGGTATTTTTTTGATGCTCTTTTCTGCAAAAGCATTTCACCTTTGTCATTGAACAAAAAAACAGAGAAAGCACGATGTAAAAGGCCATTAATGTGGGCCTGCTGTTTTTCCATTAATCCCAAAACTTGGTCATCGGGATTTACTAAAACTACGAATTCTTCCATTTCTACAAATGTAAGTGTAATAAATGTATTTTGGAAATTTTTGTGAAAACATCATAAATTTTGAAGTCTCAGAGGATAAGATTATGAAAATCACTTATTCAGGCTCTTTCCTATACGAACAAAAAGCATAGATAATGCTGCAAATAAAAGCAAAATCCCAAAGGAGTTAATGAGAACCTGGAAATAGCCAAGATTTATCGCATTTATAAAAGGATAGGGATAAAAGTCTGAAAAATATCCTCTGATTAATATATAAAAAAGATACAGTAAAGGGTAAATTGCCCAAGGTAGAATTTGCCTGTAGTTTAGTTTGTTTTTATTTTCATACAGATACCAATATATAAGAACGAGAATAGGAATAATTGTGTGCAGAAGTTCATCTACAAGCCTTTGTAATCCTTTTGGGTCCCATGTTGAACGGAGAATGATCTGATAAACCAGCCCTACAATTAAAATATAAATAGTAATGGCAGTCAGAATTCCCGGCTTTTTAATTTTGGGAATTCTGTTAAAAGCCTGCAATGTAAAATATCCGGCGACTATTATATTGGTAAGGATCGTAAAATAGCTGAAAAATCTGATGTTGGCTTCTGCAAAAGAAATCTGAATGTTTTTTACCATCAGATAATATTGAGCAATAATCGAAAACCATCCGACTAAAGCAAAGATCAAGGATAAAATTCTTTGTGTCATAAGGAGGTGTTTATCTTGATTTTTAAATATAGCTTTATTTTTTCTGAATAGAAAAATTTTAACCTGTAATAATAGAATAAGCGAAAAATTATTAATTTATTCCATTAATGTTATTTTTTATAGTAAAAATTTAATTTAAATGAACTTTAACAAAGGGTTTTTATTTTAAAAGTCATAAATTTGTTGATACAAAATTTCATAATGGAGTTAGAATACAAAGATCACATCAGTCCGATTCTGAAGGACGGAGTAAAAAATTACCTAATTGATATCGATGGAACCATTACAGAAGATGTTCCCAATGAAGAGCCGGAAAGAATGGTTACCTGTGAGCCTTTTCCCGATGCTTTAGAAACCATTAACAGATGGTATGATGAGGGACATCAGATTTGTTTTTTCACTTCAAGAACTGAAAATCTGAAACAAATTACAATCGATTGGCTGGATAAGCATGGGTTTAAATATCACAGCGTGTTGTGTGGGAAACCTAGAGGGGGGAATTATCACTGGATAGATAACCATTTGGTGAGAGCTACTAGATACAAAGGCAAATTTACTGACCTTATAGAAAAGCAGGTAACCATTGAAGTTTTTAAGGAAGATTAAAAAGTATAATTAAAGATTTAAAGATTAAACGATTAAAAGCAGATGCTTTTTCTTTGATTTTTAAATCTTTTAATTTTTAAATAATTAAAAGTATTTATGAAAGTTTTAGCAAACGATGGCTTAGATCAATCTGGAATTGATGCATTAAAGGAGAAAGGTTTTGAGGTAATTACAACAAAAGTAGCACAGGAATTTTTGGTAGACTACATTAATGAGCACAAGATCCAAACACTTTTGGTACGTAGTGCAACACAGGTAAGAAAAGATATTATTGATAATTGTCCATCCATAGAAATTATCGGAAGAGGAGGAGTAGGAATGGATAATATTGATGTAGACTATGCCAGAGAAAAAGGTATACATGTAATTAACACTCCTTCAGCTTCGTCAGAATCGGTAGCCGAATTGGTTTTTGCCCATTTATTTTCAGGAGCAAGATTTTTACAGGATTCTAACAGAAAAATGCCTTTGGTAGGTGATACCGACTTTGCGGGTTTGAAAAAAGCTTATACGGCAGGTATTGAGTTGAAAGGAAAAACAATAGGAATTGTTGGAATGGGGAGAATCGGTCAGGAAGTTGCTAAAATCGCTTTAGGTCTTGGAATGAGAGTAATCGCCGCTGATAGTAATGTAGGAAGAGCAAGTATTAAAGTGAAATTCTACAACAACCAGTTCATCAATGTAGATATTGAAACTGAGCCTTTACAGGATGTATTAAAGCATTCAGATTTCATCACGCTTCACGTTCCGGCTCAAAAAGACGGCTATATGATCGGTAAAAATGAATTTGAAATGATGAAAGACGGAGTAGCTGTTGTCAATTGCTCAAGAGGTGGGGTAATTGATGAAGAAGCTTTAATTGAGGCTTTAGATTCCGGAAAAGTAAGATTTGCTGGTTTAGATGTTTTCATTAATGAACCGACTCCTTCTAAAAAGATATTAAGTCATCCAAAAATTTCTTTGACTCCGCACACAGGTGCCTCTACTTTGGAAGCTCAGGATAGAATAGGACTTTCTTTGGCTGAGCAGATTTCAAGTATTCTTCAAATTCAGTAAGGAGTAATATTAAAATAATAAGAACGCCGCAAATTTGCGGCGTTTTTTATGAATTTTTAGCTTTCAGTAAGTCTCTGATTTCCATTAATAATTTTTGATCTTCTGTAGGTCCTGCCGGTGCAGGTTCTTCTGCCGGAGCTTCTTTTTTCAGTTTGTTGATTCCCTTAATCATAAGAAATAAAGCCAGAGCGACTACAAGGAAGGAAATAGCGGAAGATAGGAACATTCCGTACTTAATAGCTGTACCCGGAATCACCAGATCGGCCAGATTTTTTAAATTTAATTTTTCTAATGTGGGTGTTAAAATAGCAGGTGTAATAATATCCTCTACCAAAGAAGTGACAATTTTACCAAAAGCACCACCAATAATTACCCCGACAGCTAAATCTACCACGTTCCCTTTAACGGCGAACTCTTTAAACTCTTTGAAAAATCCCATATTTATATTTTTTTAATTGTTCCGAAAACTTATCTGAATGAATAATATTCACTAAATTTAAGAAAAACATTTTAAGTGAAAATTTTTACTGCAAAAAAAATTAGACAATGTGATGAATTTACGATTGCCAATGAGCCCGTTTCTTCTGTACAACTGATGGAACGGGCAGCACAGTCGTGTGTCAATTGGATTTTAGAAAACTGTAAAATTCATAAAAATTTTACAATCTTTTGCGGAAATGGCAATAATGGAGGAGATGGATTGGCTATTGCAAGACTGCTCTATTTAAAGGGCTTTGATGTGGATGTTTTTGTAAAAGATACCAAAGGGAATTTTTCTCGGGACGCAGCTGTTAACCTCAAAAAGCTAAAAGATTTTTCAGGGATCAGCATTAAAGAATTTAAAGATTTTCAAAAGGAAAGAATAACTGAACAGACCATCTGCATTGATGCTGTTTTTGGGACAGGACTATCCAGAAAAATGGAAGGAGAAGAACTGAAAATTATAAACGAACTGAATTCCTTACAGAATATAAAAATTTCAATAGATATTCCCTCGGGTTTATTGGCGGATAAAGATTGGGATGAAGATTCTGCTGTTTTCAAAGCGGATTATACATTAAGCTTCCAATTCTGGAAAAAGAGTTTTTTATATCCTGAAACAGGAAAATATACAGGCAAGGTTGTGATTTTAGATATTGGGCTTCATCCTCAATATATTAATGAAACTCATACAACTGATTTTACTGTTGATGATGAGGTTATTAAAAAAATATTCAGACCCAGAAATGAATATTCACACAAAGGAAGTTTTGGTAAGGTTGGAATAGTGGGAGGGAGTTATGGTAAAATAGGAGCTGCTGTTTTGTCGGTAAAAGCTGCTTTGAAAAGCGGTGCAGGGCTCGTTTTTGCCTACAGTCCAAAATGTGGTTATGATATACTTCAGACTTCTTCTCCGGAAGCAATGTTTATGGAAGGTGGAAAAGACTATATTGAAAATATTGACATTGATAAGGATATAGTCTTAGGAATAGGGCCGGGTTTAGGAACCCATCAGAAAACGGAAGAGAGTTTAATAAGGTTTTTAAAGAATTATTCAGCTCCTTTGGTGCTGGATGCGGATGCTCTTAATATTATTTCCAAAGATCCGTCATATGTAGATCTGGTTCCTGAAAGCTCCATTATTACTCCGCACCCCAAAGAATTCGAAAGACTTTTTGGCAAAACAAAGGATTCCTTTGAAAGATCTGATCTTGCTGTGCAAAAAGCCATTGAGCACAAGATTTACATTGTATTAAAAGATCATCATACTCAGGTTGTAACCCCGGAAGGAAATGTTTTTTATAATATTACAGGAAATTCCGGATTGGCAAAAGGAGGTAGTGGAGATATTTTGACGGGCATTTTGACATCATTATTAGCTCAGGGATATTCTCCGGAAAATGCTGCTGTTTTGGGAGTCTGGCTTCATGGGAAATCTGCAGATTTTGCAGCGGAAAAACATTCTAAAGAATCAATGCAGCCTTCGGATGTAATTAAAGAATTAGAAACTATATTCTTATACATCAACAAAAAAGTCACAAAGAAATTGTGACTTTTAAACGTTGTATTCTGAAAAAGAATTATTCAGGTTTGGCATTTTCTGCCTCAGTTATTTTGAACTTTTTGGAATAAATCATAATGATTACACCAGCTATCATAAACGGAATGGAAAGAATCTGCCCTGTATTTAATCCTCCAAACTGAATGAATTCATCTCCTTGAGGTTCTTTTAAGAATTCTACAAAGAATCTGATCGCCCAAAGAATAATAAAGAATAAACCAAATAACCATCCTTGCTGATATTTTTTGTCTGTTTTTCTATATAAAACCCATAAAAGAATAAAGAGAAGTACATAACCTACCGCTTCAAATAATTGAGTGGGGTATCTTGGAACAGTCACACCGTATTCATCACTCATCTGAGGGAAAAGAAACGCAAACGGAGAATTTGCCGCTACAGGCTTACCAATGATTTCTGAGTTAAAGAAGTTCCCCATACGTACAAAAGCACCACCTAAAGCCACTACAATTCCCAATCTGTCATACACCCAGAAAGGGTTTTTCTTAATAATTTTGTATGAATAATATAATGTTGTTAAAATCAATGCTAAAGTTGCTCCGTGGCTTGCAAGACCTGAAAACCCGGTGAATTTAAATTCAGGTTTTGTCTGGATCGGTAAAAATACACTCCAGAAATCCTGTTTGAAAAGCTCCGGCTGGTAAAAAATAACGTGTCCTAATCTTGCTCCTAAAATAGTTCCAATTAATGTCCAGGTGAAAAGAGGTTCAAGATATTTCTGATTAATATGATCAATAGTGAACATTCTTGTCATTAAAAGATATCCGAAACCAAAGGCAAAAATGAACATCAAACTATAGTAATGCAATGTAATTGGCCCCAGATGAATTCCGGTAGAAGGATCCCAGATTTTATATTCAGTATCCAATGCGACCTGATCGGTTGACTGTATTGTTTTTGGAACTTTTGCCAAATATTTATAATCTTCTTTATTTTGCGTAGGCTTAAAGTCTTTATCTAAAAACTGGTATCCGCTCATTTTAAACATATTCAAAGAACTGTCATAAAAAGCTCCCCATCCTCCTTTAGATTCCAGGTTAGCTGAATTTACAATAACAAGTGTATTATCGCTCTTCTTATTTGAAAAGTCTTTGAAAGTCTCAGCATCCGTAGTAGAAAATACTTTTACGGCTATTTTTTCATTATTTATCTTTAATGTGGCGTCAGAAAGTCCGTCTGCATAATTTTGTGAAAAAAGATTTTGTGCTAAAAAAGCAAAAACCAAGAGATAAAGTCTAAAGAATACATTACTCATTATAATGATGTTTTTATATTAATGATTACACTTAGGAGGTACGGGATCATATCCGCTTCCTCCCCATGGATGACATTTTGAAATTCTTTTTACACCCAGCCAAAATCCTTTGAAAATCCCATGAACCTGTAATGCTTCTATCATATAATGCGAACAGGTAGGTTCATAACGACAGTTTTTAGGAAGTAAAGGCGAAATAAACCATTGGTAAAATCGTATTAATAATACCAGTGGAAATGTGATGATTTTATTGAATGTAGGTTTCAAAACATTGCAAAAATAGCGTAAAAAATTGAAAATTAGTTTAAATTTGTTAGAAGTTTCGGAGCTTTAAATGTCTGTTGGTCGGATAAAATCGGGTGTTTGTCGATTTGTTGATTGATCGTTTAAAATCGAAGAAAAGTATTGTTCCGAACATTTACTTATATTAAATCTAGAAAATTGAATCAAAATATTCCCTTAGCTGAAAAATTGAGACCTAAAACATTGGAAGATGTTCTAGGACAGGAACATCTTACCGGAGAAAAAGGAACGATAAGAAAAATGATAGAGAATGATACACTGAATTCTCTTATTTTCTGGGGACCTCCGGGGACCGGTAAAACAACATTAGCTGAAATTATTTCTGAAAAATCCGGGCGCAAGTTTTTTAAGCTTTCCGCAGTTTCTTCAGGCGTAAAAGATGTAAGGGATGTTATAGAAGATGCCAAAAAACAAAATCTGTTTTCCGGAAAATCTCCGATATTATTTATTGACGAAATACACCGGTTCAACAAATCTCAGCAGGATTCACTTTTACATGCGGTGGAAAAAGGTTGGGTGGTTTTAATTGGTGCCACAACAGAAAATCCAAGTTTCGAAGTAGTTTCGGCATTACTTTCCAGAAGTCAGGTTTATGTGTTGAAAGCTTTAACTTATGAAAAGCTGGAAGAACTTATTGATATTGCTTTGACAAGATACAACAAAGATGAAAATGAGAATTTTGTAATTAAGGATAAACAGGCTTTTATTCAGTATTCCGGCGGAGATGGAAGAAAACTGATCAATTCTGTAGAGCTGGTTTTGAATCAGTTTAAAAATTCTGGAAAAAAAGAAATTCAAAATGAAGATGTAATGTCTGTTTTGCAGGAAACAATGGCACTGTATGATAAAAACGGAGAGCAACATTATGATATCATTTCTGCATTTATTAAATCAATGCGGGGCAGTGATCCGAATGGTGCGGTTTATTGGTTAGCCAGAATGATTGCAGGCGGAGAAGATATTAAATTTATTGCAAGAAGAATGCTGATCTTGGCCTCTGAAGATATTGGTTTGGCCAATCCTAATGCTTTGGTGATTGCTAACAACTGTTTTCAGGCCGTCAATGTAATCGGAAATCCGGAAGCAAGGATTATTTTAAGTGAAACGGCAATTTATCTGGCTGTTTCACCAAAGAGCAATTCTGCTTATGCTGCAATAAATGACGCGTTGGCTTTTGTAAAGAAAACCGGAAACTTACCGGTACCTCTTCATTTAAGAAATGCACCAACAAAGTTAATGAAAGATCTGGATTACGGGAAAGAATATAAATATGCCCATTCTTACGAAGGGAATTTTGTTGACCAGGATTTTCTTCCGGAAGAAATAAAAGATTTGAAATTTTATGAACCCGGAAATAATGCTACGGAAAAGAAAATTTATGATGAGCTTAAAAAGAAATGGAATAATAAATATTAAAAAAGGTACCTCACTGAGATACCTTTATTTTTTATTAAGTAATTGATCTACTTATTAGTATTGATATTTTTGAACCGTAGTAATAAATAATGTTTTCTTACCATTAAAATCTTTTACTTCAGTTTTATCAATGATATCTGCATAGATTTTAGTTGAAGCATCATTGAATTCATACCCTTCAATCACTACAGGATTATTTTCCGGAAGCTGGTATTGAGAGTTGAGTGTAGAAAGAGGCATCCAGTCTAAAGTTCCTACGTCTTTTTTATATTTTACTTCCGTCAATCCGTTCTGAGCCAAATAGCTGTATTTTTTTAAGTTTGCAGGAAGCGTAGCAGCTTTATAAGGAGTTGTACTTTGCACCATTCCTTTTCTGGCATTAAATAAGTTTACAGTTCCTACAGCATCATTGCAAACAGCAAACTTTACATTTGGGTTTTTCTGTGCAAATACGGTCACAGAAGCAAACATTAATAAAGAGTATAGAATTTTTTTCATAATCTAATAAATATAGGAATTAAAAACGCGATAAATATACTTCTTTTTTATGAATCTTCAATGCAAAAATGTATTATTTTGAGAATTGTTTAGAAATAAGTATTTTGTTACGGTTATTTATGATATAAGTAAAAAGCATCACTTGAAAGTAATGCTTTTGCTTATATATTATATATGTAAAATATAATTAATTTGAGATTTTACTTACGGATACCTTGACTTTTCCATCGGTTAATAATCCCAGATTTACACCGCCTGTTTCAACAGCAAATGTAATAGTTTCTCCCGCGTTTAGCTGGATCATCGTATTTAATGAGCTTGAAGTTACAGGAACCGCTGCTAAAGTAACTGTTAAAACGGCAACTCTCACAGCATCAAATATCTTTGTTTCATATACAGTGGTTCCGTTTTTTATAATACCCAGTACTTTACTTCCTAATAAGCTTAGATCAACTCCACCTTCTAATTGAAATTCATAATTCACCTCATACAGACCTGCTTCCGGTGCAGTATAAACACCGTTTACAAATGATGCTGAGTTACCTGCTTTTACATCAGTAGAAGTTAAATTAATTTTATTCCAGTTAGTTCCGGAAATCCCTAAATTTAATAGTGACCATGCTCCGTCTCTCGTTGCGTACACGGTTGTGCCTGAACCCATACCTGAACCTGAATTTCCAGTTAGTAACTTCCATGTACTACTAGTGGAATCATAATAATAATATCCAGGAGCTGTAATATTTGCTGTTTTTGGGGTAGGTGTCGTTACTGCAGCAGTAATATATACTATTACCCCATTTTGATTAGTAGTATATACAGCATCTTTAGCAGCTAGTTGATTACCAGTAATTCTTGGAGGAATAAATCCATCCACTTTAGTTACATCTGTTGGACTACCATTTACATCCAACGTTGCTGTGGGAGTAGTCGTATTAATCCCGACGTTTCCTGTCTGTGAATAGCCTGTTGCGAATAAGCCTAAGAAGATCAGGGTGTAGAAATTCTTTTTCATGTTTTATATTTAATTGTTTGTATTCTGAGTAATTAGTGATGTAAATATAATAAAAAAAGTAATGATTTTATAGTTTTTTTAATAAAAATAATCAGTTAAATTTTTGTTTTATTTAATAATTTACTTGAACTATTAAATATTTTTTTTGTTTTATTCTTTTTTATTTGTTTTTTGATGAATTATTCACAGTATTTTGATAATTATTGTTTAAAATTTTAATTCTTGTTCACTGAAATGATTTAAAATACTGGGGGTGAATTTTTAAGTTATTGATATTCAAATATATTTTAATTTTATTCTTGTTTTTCAGTTAAAAATATATCTCTAAATTGTGAAAATAATGTAAAAAATAAAGGCTGTTTCAAAAACATTTACTTTTGAAACAGCCTGAGATATTAATATTTGATTTCTTATTTATTGATTCTGATTCCAGTTTTTGTTAATAAGGTCCATTAAAAAATCCGGACATTTAATAATTTTGTTTGTTTCAGCAGATAAAAAGAAGAGAGTTGTGGAAGCTTCGGTTAATTTTACCTGGTCTTCATTGTAGATTTCATATTCAAATTCTATTCTCACTCCCGGTTTCTTTTTCAGGTAGGTATGAATTTCTAATTTTTGATCATATAAAGCAGGCTTTAAATACTTAATTTTATACTCAGAAACAGGAAGCCAAATTCCTTGATTTTCAATCTCATTATATGACATCCCTATACTGCGAAATAATTCAACTCTACCTATTTCCAGGTACTCTGCATAGTTCCCGTAATAGACATATTTCATAGGGTCTGTTTCTCCGTAACGTACTCGTATTGAGTGTGTTGTGTGTATCATTTTTAGACTTAAATTATACATACAAATATATTTTTAAATAATCAATACCTGCAATATTTTTTTTTGAAAATAAAAAATTGGACCTTTGTCTTCCTTCTAAAAATAATACTAACAAAAGAACTAATCAGGGCATAAATATGGATGAAAATTTAATGATGATATGGCAGAAATGCCTTCAGTTTATGCGTGATAATCTCAACGCAGCTGAAGATAATTCTGATCTTAAAAAGCTTGAAAAATCTTTCGACTTACTGTTTGATAAAGTGCAGCCAATTTCTTTGGTTGACAATAATCTTACATTAATGGTTCCGAGTGATTTTTACAAAGAGTATATTGAGGATAATTACCTGTCCCTGCTTTCTGCTGCCCTGAAGAAAAATATAGGAAAAGGTGTGAAACTTTGGTATTCTGTAATGGAAAATAAGCCGGTTGGTTTAGAAAAACCTGTTACGATGAATATGAAAGGAAAAACAGTTCCCACTCCGAAAGTCCAGGAAACTATGCCGCAAGGTTTCTCTTCCAACATAGTTAATCCGTTTGTGGTTCCGGGAATTAAAAAAGTAAATATAGATTCTAATCTGAAATCAGATTTTTCTTTCGAAAATTACGTAGAAGGAGAGAGTAATAAGTTTGCTGCTACAGTGGCGAGATCTATTGCCAAAAGACCGGGAGCAACTGCTTTTAACCCATTGTTTTTATATGGAGGTTATGGAGTAGGAAAAACGCACTTAGGACAGGCTGTTGGACTTGAAGTGAAAAGTCAATTTCCGGATAAGGTGGTGCTGTATCTGTCTTCTGAAAAATTTATTCAGCAGTTTATTTCAGCGGCAAAGGCGCATAAACAAACAGAATTCGCTAACTTCTATCAGATGGTAGATGTACTGATTATTGATGATATTCAGTTCCTATCAGGAAAATCTGCAACACAAGATAGCTTCTTCCATATTTTTGACTATCTGCATCAGAACGGAAAACAGATTATCCTTACTTCAGATAAAGCTCCGGCAGATATTATGGATATTCAGGACAGAATTGTTTCCCGCTTCAAATGGGGACTTTCTGCAGAAATAAAATCTCCGGATTTAGAAACCCGTAAGAAAATTATTGAAGACAAATTAAGCAGAGACGGTATCGTTCTTACAGAAGATATGCTTGATTTCCTTGCAGCGGAAGCCAAGACAAATGTGAGAGAACTTATTGGGGTGATCAACTCAGTGATTGCCTACTCTACAATTTATAAATCCGACTTAAGTTTAGAACTTTTAAAAGATACGATCAACAAAATTGCGGCTAATCAGAAAAAAGTGATCAACATTCCTTTTATTCAGGAAGTGGTATGCGATTATTTCGGAATTAAGAGGGAACAGCTTTTATCTAAAACAAGAAAAAGAGAAATTGCTCTTCCAAGACAGTTGGCAATGTATTTTGCTAAAGAATTTACCAATGCTACTTTTACGAAAATTGGAGAAGAAATGGGAGGTAAAGATCACTCAACAGTAATGTATGCATGTGAAACGATAAAAGATGTATCTAAAATCGATAAGGAAGTCAAAAAATACGTTAAAGAGCTTACCGAAAGAATTAAACACTAAAATACTTTAAATTAAATACAAGAGATGAAGAATATAGCCTATTCTTCATTTTTTGTTTAGTTTTGCCTGAAGTAATAATATTGCTTTCTAATCATTAAATCAGTTAATTTTTTAAATAAATATTCATGAAAATATTAATGGTCTGTTTGGGAAATATATGCAGAAGTCCTTTAGCAGAAGGAATTATGAAGACCAAGCTTCCTGAAGACTATATGGTGGATTCTGCGGGAACAATTTCTATGCATGAAGGTGAACATCCGGATAAAAGAGCCATAAAGACAGCAGCAAACCACGGTATAGATATTTCAAAACAACGTTCAAGACCTATTGGTGCTAAGGATTTTGAAATTTTTGATAAAATCTACTGTATGGATGTTGATGTTTTGGCAGATGTGGTTTCAAAAGCGGAGAATGAAGAACAAAGACAAAAAATATCCTTATTTTTAGAAGCTGCAGGAGATCATAAAAATACAGAAGTTCCCGACCCGTATTGGGGAGATATGAAAGATTTTGAAAACGTTTTTCAGCTTCTGGATAAAGGCTGCGACAAAATTGCAGAAAATTTATTGTTAGAATCGTAATTTACAATCATCATTAGAATAAGTCAAAACCATGCTTTTTTTATTACCTGCTTATCTTTCTGAAAATACTTCTATCACTCATTTTTCACCTGTGATTAAAGAATATATCATGCAGACAGATTACTTCTTTGTGGAAAATGAAAAAACCGCTAGGAAAGTAGTAAAGTTTTTTGCTCCTGAAAAAAAACAGTCAGATCTGAAACTTTTTCTTTTGGACAAATACACTGAGAACGCTGATATCAAAGAAGCACAGCAATTGATGCTGAAAGGTCAGGATTTCGGATTGCTTTCAGAAGCCGGACTTCCTTGTATTGCGGATCCCGGAAATTTAATGGTAAAATGGTGTCATGAAAAAAATATCAGAGTAATCCCGATTTCAGGACCTTCATCGATTATTTTGGCTCTTATTTCAAGTGGTTTTAACGGGCAGGAATTTACGTTTAACGGATATCTTCCGATTGATAAAAGCGAAAAGAAAAAACAGATTTTACAGTTGGAAAGTTTAGTTCAAAAAACAGGATATTCCCAGATTTTCATGGAAACTCCTTACAGGAATAATCAGCTTTTTGAAGATCTGACGAAGTTTTTATCTCCTAATACAAAGTTATGTATTGCTGCAAATATTAACGATCCTGAACAAGAATTTATTAGAACAAAAACTATTAAAGACTGGCAAAAACAGAAACCGGAACTTCATAAAATTCCTGCTGTATTTGTATTAGGTAAATAATTATAACAAAATTTTCAATTGTCATTCTGACGAAGGAAGAATCTCAACTACATTATTAGAGATTCTTCATTGCATTTTTGCTTCATTCAGAATGACAAGTTAAATGTTAGTTTATCTGGTATTATTTCTTCTTTCTGCCTCTCCATTTCCTCCAAAGAAAAATAAAAACAGGAATCAATAAAAAGAATGGCCAAAGTGATATAATTCCCAGAATAAAAGTCACGAAACTATTC
Above is a genomic segment from Chryseobacterium geocarposphaerae containing:
- a CDS encoding low molecular weight protein-tyrosine-phosphatase — protein: MKILMVCLGNICRSPLAEGIMKTKLPEDYMVDSAGTISMHEGEHPDKRAIKTAANHGIDISKQRSRPIGAKDFEIFDKIYCMDVDVLADVVSKAENEEQRQKISLFLEAAGDHKNTEVPDPYWGDMKDFENVFQLLDKGCDKIAENLLLES
- the dnaA gene encoding chromosomal replication initiator protein DnaA, with the translated sequence MDENLMMIWQKCLQFMRDNLNAAEDNSDLKKLEKSFDLLFDKVQPISLVDNNLTLMVPSDFYKEYIEDNYLSLLSAALKKNIGKGVKLWYSVMENKPVGLEKPVTMNMKGKTVPTPKVQETMPQGFSSNIVNPFVVPGIKKVNIDSNLKSDFSFENYVEGESNKFAATVARSIAKRPGATAFNPLFLYGGYGVGKTHLGQAVGLEVKSQFPDKVVLYLSSEKFIQQFISAAKAHKQTEFANFYQMVDVLIIDDIQFLSGKSATQDSFFHIFDYLHQNGKQIILTSDKAPADIMDIQDRIVSRFKWGLSAEIKSPDLETRKKIIEDKLSRDGIVLTEDMLDFLAAEAKTNVRELIGVINSVIAYSTIYKSDLSLELLKDTINKIAANQKKVINIPFIQEVVCDYFGIKREQLLSKTRKREIALPRQLAMYFAKEFTNATFTKIGEEMGGKDHSTVMYACETIKDVSKIDKEVKKYVKELTERIKH
- a CDS encoding replication-associated recombination protein A, with the translated sequence MNQNIPLAEKLRPKTLEDVLGQEHLTGEKGTIRKMIENDTLNSLIFWGPPGTGKTTLAEIISEKSGRKFFKLSAVSSGVKDVRDVIEDAKKQNLFSGKSPILFIDEIHRFNKSQQDSLLHAVEKGWVVLIGATTENPSFEVVSALLSRSQVYVLKALTYEKLEELIDIALTRYNKDENENFVIKDKQAFIQYSGGDGRKLINSVELVLNQFKNSGKKEIQNEDVMSVLQETMALYDKNGEQHYDIISAFIKSMRGSDPNGAVYWLARMIAGGEDIKFIARRMLILASEDIGLANPNALVIANNCFQAVNVIGNPEARIILSETAIYLAVSPKSNSAYAAINDALAFVKKTGNLPVPLHLRNAPTKLMKDLDYGKEYKYAHSYEGNFVDQDFLPEEIKDLKFYEPGNNATEKKIYDELKKKWNNKY
- a CDS encoding SAM-dependent methyltransferase, giving the protein MLFLLPAYLSENTSITHFSPVIKEYIMQTDYFFVENEKTARKVVKFFAPEKKQSDLKLFLLDKYTENADIKEAQQLMLKGQDFGLLSEAGLPCIADPGNLMVKWCHEKNIRVIPISGPSSIILALISSGFNGQEFTFNGYLPIDKSEKKKQILQLESLVQKTGYSQIFMETPYRNNQLFEDLTKFLSPNTKLCIAANINDPEQEFIRTKTIKDWQKQKPELHKIPAVFVLGK
- a CDS encoding acyl-CoA thioesterase, coding for MIHTTHSIRVRYGETDPMKYVYYGNYAEYLEIGRVELFRSIGMSYNEIENQGIWLPVSEYKIKYLKPALYDQKLEIHTYLKKKPGVRIEFEYEIYNEDQVKLTEASTTLFFLSAETNKIIKCPDFLMDLINKNWNQNQ